AAATCCGGCCTGTGAAATGGCTGCTCGAAAAAGGGACCGTCGTGATCTGCGCGGGCGGCGGCGGCATTCCGACATGCTACGGGGACAACCGCCAGTTGCGCGGCGTGGAAGCGGTGATCGACAAAGATCTGTGCTCCGCGCTGCTGGCCGAAGAGCTGGGCGCCGATCTGCTCGTGATTGCGACCGACGTCGATGCGGCCTACGTCGACTGGGGCAAGCCGACGCAGAAGGCCATTTCGCGCGCGCATCCCGATGAACTCGAGAAACTCGGTTTCGCGTCCGGATCGATGGGGCCGAAGGTCCAGGCGGCCATCGAATTTGTTCGTAACTCCGGGAACGATGCGGTGATCGGCGCATTGCCCGATATCGTGGCGATCGTCGATGGCGCCGCCGGCACACGGGTCACGGCGCGCAACGCCGGGATGCAATTTCATTCGCCTGCCTAGCGCGGTGTCGGGCGCGGCGCACGCCCCGGCTGCGCGGATGCGGGCGAAGGCCCGACCGGTGGCGACGCGTCGCGAGCCGGCGTCTGGCTTTCGTCGATCGCGTGCATGATCGTCAGAAGCAGAATGAAGTCGCGATCGGGATCGGGCATCGACAGGATCGCATGCAAGGTCACGCGCGTCGCCCAGCATGCATCGCTCGGCGTCGCCTGGGCGGGATTGGACGTATAGCTTTCGAAGCGCGACATGCCGTATGCGTCTCCGCCCAGCTGCGCAAAGAGTGCGCGCGCGAGATGATATTGCGCCGATGCGTACTGTGCGCGCGTCGGTAATATGACGGGGCTATTCAGCGCATCGCTCACCAGCACCTTCGACAGCAGTTCGAAGTATTGCGCGACATCGGGTTCGGACATCTCGCGCAGCGAGATCCGCGCCATGACGTCGCTCAGACTGGTCAGCCCGAAGCAATTGACGGGCACCAGTTCGTCGAGAAACTTCGTCATCAAGGCAACGTAGCTGAGCCTGTCGGCAGCGGGAAGCCGCACGAGCCCGTTCGTCATGATGATTTCGCGCAGCTGCGGATCGAGAAAGATCCGGCCGACGCCCTGCGCGCCGCCCGGGATGGCCGACGTAATGAGCGGGTCTTGCCGGATCCGGTCGATCCATACGCGAACGATCTGTGCCTTGTTCGAGCCGGGGTCTATGCCTTGTGCGCGGAACAACTGATCGAAAAAGCGCTGCTCCGGTTGCGACGACAGCGTCGGAAGCGCCGCATCCTGCGGCAGCAGCACAGTGTCCCAGTTGTAGCGCAGCGCCGCGTTAACCGACGCGGGCGCAACGAGCGCGATGATTAGCAGGATGAGGCAGAGGGCGAGCCTGATCATGTGTTGCCTCCCCGAAGCGAGCGAGGCGGTGTAGGGCGTGTACGCGCGTGTGGGGGTGTAGGGGCTGTCAATGCGCGCCGTTCGCATCAGGGTGCGACTTTCTTCCAGCCAGGCCCGGGATCGAACGACTTCATCGCCTCGGCAATGGCCGCGCCGTCCGGGCCCAGGTCGCGCTCGTAGACCTGTCCCGAGTGGCTCACCATAAAGGTCTTGATGCCGGTGTCGTCGTATCGCACGGGCCACGCGACGACCGCAAAGCCGCCGAACAGCCGTCCATGCGTGAGGTAGTCGTAAGCGCCACCCGGCGCGTGCGGGCCTTGTGACGTCAAAAGCTTGTAGTGGTAGCCGTAGTACGCGCCTTTTTCGGCGCTGCGCGAGCTTGCCTTGATAAACGCCGGGCCGAGCGGGCTCGGCGGCTCGCCTTGCTGCGTCGGCCAGTACAGGCCGTCCTGCTTGCCCGGCGAACTCGACAGCTTCGACGCATACGCAAGCAAACCGTCGCCGTCGTGATCGGTCGTCGCGTATTCGCGCTGCGCATCGTAGACGGCGAGCAGTGCCTGAATGACCGCCAGTTCGTTGCGGCCGATACGTCGTTCACGCATTTCCTCGACGCCCGCGCGCGTATCGAAGTGCCAGCCTTGCGCGGAATTCACGAGCGGAACAGGGAAGGTCCAACCATCCTTGCCGACCGCAATCTGCGCACGCGTCGCATCGATCGGCTGAACGGTATGCGCGATGTGCCATTCGTCGATAAAGCGGGCGCGCACCTCGGCGCCGACCGGCGGAATCAGCTGGCGAAAGTCGCGGCCGAAGATCGATTGCAGCGCCGATTCGTTGTTGTCGATGACCGCATCGCCGAATGTGTCCATCGCCGCCTCCGGAGTACTGAAGGCTTTTTCCGCGTGAGCGGCGGATATCGTCATTGCGCTGAGCGCGCATGCGGCAGCGAACACACGAAGCGCGCCCGCAAGTCTCGCCCACAGCATGCCGAACCGTATCCGTAGCTTCATGCTGTCGTCTCCTAGCGCCTGCCACCGCCGCGGCCGCCGCCGCCGCGCATTCCGCCGCCGCCGCTCGGCCGGTTGAAACTCGAGCCTTGCATGCTCGACCGTCCGCGATCGGCGCTGCGCTGCGCGGAGCCGCCGCCTACGCCTTGAAAGGCGCTGTCGCGCCCGCTGCCGCCACCGCCACTGAACCCGCCTGCGCTGCCGGCGTGGCTGCCGCTACCGCCGACGCGATCGCTCGCCCGGTTGACGTTTCCTGTGCCCGCGCCGCCGCGGTTCGATGCGCCACTGCGATCGCCGATGCTTGAGTTGTCTGCGACCGACGCGCGGCTATTGCGTCCGCCTGACCGGTCCACGGTCGATGCGCGATTACCAGCGCCGGCACCGGCACCGCCGCGGTCAGCCGTTGCTGCGCGATTGCCGGCACCCGCCCGGTCGCCAGTTGCTGCGCGATTGCCCGCGCCCGCCCGGTCGCCAGCCGCCGCACGGTTCCCGGCGTTCGCCCGATCGGCGGCGCTTGCGCGCTGATTGGCTCCCTCGCTGCGCCCGCGGAAATCGTTGCGCGCTTCGGCGCCGGGCACATTGCCCGCGTACTTGTTGCGCGTCGTCGTGTCGCGATACGCGACGCCCTGCCGATGGCTCGCGTCGTGCTGCCAGCGGTTGCCGTTGCCTTGTACTTTTGTGCGATCGAAGTTGCGGTCGATATTCGCGGCCTTGTTAACGTTGATATTGACGTCGCCGCCGCCCCAGTTGCAGTTGCTGAAGATTGCGCCGGCGGCCGCAAGGCCGATGCCCCACGCGAATCCGGTGGCTAGCGCGGCGCCCGGGTAGTAGGCGGGCGGCGGCGGCCAGTAGTAGGGCGGATAAGTCGGATAACTCCACGCGCCGTAGACGACCGTCGGGTTATACGCGGGCACATAGATCACCTGCGGATTGGCAGGCTCGATACGCACGATGCTCTGTCCGCCGCTCGTGGCGGGAGGGTCGACGACCACATTCTGCTGTTCGGTCGACTTGAGGTTGCCCGCTTCCTTTGCACGCGCGCGCAAGCGCTGAATGGCAGCGAATACGTCCTTTTCCTGGGCGAGAAATGCGTCGCCGAGTTTCTGCGTCCAGTCGAGCTTCTCGTTCATCGGCTCGAGGATTTGCGGAAACGCAACGAGCGATTTCACGCTGACGTCCCACGGTTGATTCTCGACAGCCTTGATCGCGGCGTCGCCCTTCAGTTTAGGGTTCGCCTTGACCCAGCGCGCGGCATGCACGATCTCGAGCGGGTAAGTCGAGGCCATCAGAACCTGAGATAGTACGGAGTCCGGGTAAAGCGCGATCGGTGCGACCAGCGCTTCGATTTCTTCGGGTTTGAATGGGGCAGGCTGAGCGGGTTGTGCGTTTTGCGTCGCCTGAGCCGTCTGTTCGGGTTGAGCGAGCTGCGCCGGCAGCGGCTCTGCGGGCGAGGGCGTTTGCGCACACACGATACCCGCGGCCGACGTCAGCATGACGAACAGCCACATGTGCACGGCTTTGATCCGTCGTTCGGTATGCGAGGACATTGCCGCTCCTTGGTGGGGCGCCAACTCAATATGATGTTAGGTCATTCACGGCTGTTTTGTGATGCGTTGAAACGCGCAATACCGCCCTACAATGAAACGAGGTCCACCTGAGGGAAAGGGCCATCGTCAGAAAGGAGACCGCGATGGGTGAGCTCTGGTTATCCAATATCCAGAAGGAAACGTCCGACGACGAAATCAGGCAGTTTTTGTGCGGATACGGGTTTCCTTCGTTCGACTGGATTCAACGCATCGACGGCACCGGCACAAGTCCCGCTGCGTTGCTCGGCTTTAACGAGGTGCATGGATATGCGCTGCGTGGCCTGCAATCGCGCGTGCACAACCTGTTCTGGAAAAACCGCACGGTCACGGTTCAGGTTCTGCCGGAGCGCTACGAGTACTGATCTCCACGTGGTCATCCGCCGCGACGCACGCACACACTTTCATCCTGGCGTGCAGGCGCCGAACATCACATAGGTGTGGTCGCGGTTCGCGAGGGTCGAGGTCATTTCGCCGGTCGCCGAATCGAGCACGAGCGTCCACGCAAAGCCGAGTTCCGTGCCCTGCATCAGGATCTGGCCTGGTGTTTTCGCCATCGACTCGATCGGCGTCGTGCGCGAGGTTCCCCGAATCGTCTTTTTGACGAAGTCGATGCGCATGAATTGCGGCAAGCCGATATCGGCCGGCAAAGCGCGTTCGCAGACCTCGCCGGGATCGCACGAATGAGCGTCGACCGTCGCGCAGATAAGCGCGGTTTTTCCGTCGAAATCCGCGGCGGCGCCCGCTATCGGCGTCAACGCACAGGCGATGGTGCATGAGATTGCGGTGAGTGTTCTGTTCACGGCGGTAGCTCCCATAGCATGGCAGCACTAATTGATCGTGTAGCCTCGTCCGCTCATGCACGCGGAAATGGCGCGATTGTATGTAGCCATTTGCTGCGAGGTGTCCTGTGCGACGTACTCTTGCTGCTGTTGTGCGGCGGCCGCGTTGCGGCGCTGGCGAATGCCGCCGCCCACCGTGCCGGTGATGGCGCCGATCGCCGCGCCTTTGCCCGCGTCGCCCGCAATCGCGCCGATGGCCGCGCCCATCGCGGCCCCGCCCGCCGCGCCGCGCACGCGTTCGCCTTGCGGCCCCGGTGGCGGTGGCTGGCTAGCCGCGCGCTGAGCAAGCGCGGATGGATTCACGCCGGTATTTTGCTGGGCCCACGCTTCGCACTGGCCCATATCGCTGGCCTGCTTCTGCGGGCTTTGGCCCCTCGCGGGATAGATGATCGGTTGCTGTGCCGACGTGTGACCGCCTAGCATTATGACGGCCAGCGCCGACGCAATTCGCAACATTCGGGTCATGGATCGATCGCCCTTGATACAGTGGTGCCATGGCCGCATGGATGCTTTGCCGAAGCAGATGACGGCCGTTTGCCATGGTCGAGTATCGGACGCGGATGCGGTAAACGATATTGGACCTTGATCCAATAGCAGATGAGTGCCTCGGTGGTCTAAGCTGGATCGGCCGCTGGAAAAACCGCTTAAGGCTTAGGAAGCGTTAGAGGTATCCATGAAGAAATCCGAGAGGCGTGTAGCTATCGCGCTGGTAGGTGTTGCGATCTGGCTCGGCGGACTTTATGCGGCGATTCACGGGCTGGTCTACGACAAGACAATGGAATTCCGCTACGGGGCACTTGCTATTTTTGTCGGGGTGGCGATAGCGGTGATCGCGATGAATCTGATATCGCTTCGAAGATCGAACGAAAAGAAAGAAAAGGGCGCGCTCTAACAAAATCGTCATGGCGACACCGCACATGTGCGATAGCGTCATAGGTGTACAAAGAACCCCGTTGAACGCACTGTCTCGCGCATTCAATGCGTATCGCATGCCGACGCGGGCGCTGTTTCCTTTTGCGGTTTCATCTGATCTTGTGCCGTGCTGCGATTCGCTGCGCGAGCGTTCGCGAGGCCGCTTTTGCGCGGCCCGCCGCGTGTTCTGCAAGTGCGCACATCCAGCGGAATCGCGGCTTGAATTCCATGGACAGTAACGTATGCTGCGTTGAGACAGAGCGCCTGTGCGGCACACCGAGCGCGATCCACGCTCCTCGGGACGAGGCTGCAAGGACAGGAGGCGTCGGTATGAGCAAGCAACCTTTGGCGGGCGCGGAGCACAATGCGCTCAGCGGCGAAGAACTCCGGCTGATCGACGCCTGGTGGCGCGCATGCAACTACCTGTCGGTCGGCATGATCTACCTGCTCGACAACCCGCTCCTGCGGGAGCCGCTCAAGGCTGAGCACATCAAATACCGCCTGCTCGGGCACTGGGGCGCAAGCCCCGCGCTTTCGTTCGTCTGGGCGCATCTGAACCGCGTGATCAAACGCGACGACCTCGATGTGATTTTCATGGCCGGCCCCGGACATGGCGCGCCGGGCGTGCTCGGTCCAGCGTATCTGGAAGGCACATACTCGGAGGTGTATCCGGACAAGAGCGAGGACGCCGAGGGTCTGCAGAAATTCTTCAAGCAGTTCTCATTTCCGGGGCATATCGGCTCGCATGTCACGCCTGAAACGCCGGGCTCGATACACGAAGGCGGTGAGCTCGGCTACAGCCTGTCGCATGCCTATGGCGCCGCGCTCGACAACCCCGATCTGATCGTCGCGTGCGTGGTGGGCGATGGCGAATCGGAAACCGGCCCGCTTGCAACAGCGTGGCATTCGAACAAGTTCATCAACCCCGCGCGCGACGGCACCGTCCTGCCGATCCTGAATCTGAACGGTTACAAGATCGCCAATCCGACCATCCTTTCGCGCATCAGCCACGAAGAGCTCGAAGCGCTCTTCGTCGGCTACGGCTATCGGCCGCATTTCGTCGAAGGTTCGGACCACGCGGAAATGCACGAGAAGATGGCGCGCACGCTCGATGAGGTCATAGCGGAAATTCGCGCGATCCACGAAAAGGCGCGCTCGGGCGGCAATATCGAGCGGCCCCGTTGGCCGATGATCGTCTTGCGCACGCCGAAAGGCTGGAGCGGGCCGAAGGAGATCAATGGGCACAAAGTGGAAGGCTCGTGGCGTTCGCATCAGGTGCCGTTTGCCGATGTGCGCGGCAATCCCGCGAATCTCGACGTGCTCGAGCACTGGATGCGCGGCTACAAGCCCGAGGAGCTGTTCGATGCGAACGGACGGCTTGTCGGCGAACTGAAAGCGCTCGCGCCCGTCGGCTCGCGGCGCATGAGCGCGAATCCGCATGCGAACGGCGGCACGTTGCGCCGTGAGCCGAAACTGCCGGACATTCGCGCTTACGCCGTCAACGTCGTCGACGCGGACGCCGGTAAAGTGCTGCACGAAAACACACGGCCGCTTGGTGACTATCTGCGCGACACGATGCGCGAGAACATGCATACGTTTCGCGTGTTCGGCCCCGATGAAACGGCATCGAACCGGCTGCAGGCCATTTACGAAGTGAGCAAAAAGGCGTGGATGGCCGACATGCTGCCCGAAGACGACGACGGCGGCGAACTCTCACGCGACGGCCGCGTAATGGAAATGCTGTCCGAGCACACGCTGATGGGCTGGCTCGAAGGCTACCTGCTGTCGGGACGCCACGGATTCTTCCATACGTATGAGGCGTTCGCGCACGTCATCGATTCGATGTTCAACCAGCACGCGAAATGGCTCGATATCTGCAAGAACCATGTGCCGTGGCGTGCCTCGGTGTCGTCGCAGAACATCCTGCTTTCGTCGACCGTATGGCGGCAGGATCATAACGGCTTCTCGCATCAGGACCCAGGTTTTATCGATCTCGTCACGAACAAGAGTCCGTCGGTCACGCGCGTTTACTTGCCGCCTGACGCGAATACGCTGCTCGTGGTGGCCGATCAGTGCCTGCGCTCGACCGACTGCATTAACGTGATCGTCGCCGACAAGCAGAAACATCTGCAATTCACGACGATCGACGAGGCCATCGTGCACTGTGCGAAAGGCATCGGTGTGTGGACGCGCGCGAGTACCGACGAAAATGAAGACCCCGATGTCGTGCTCGCTTCGTGCGGCGACGTGGCGACGCAGGAGGCGCTCGCCGCGGCCGCGATTCTTCGCGAACGGCTGCCCGAACTGAAGCTCCGCTTTGTGAACGTGGTCGACCTCTTCAGGATGCAGCCCGCGAGCGAGCATCCGCATGGCTCGACCGAGCGCGAATTCGACAGCCTGTTTACGGTGGACAAACCGGTCATCTTCAATTTTCACGGTTACCCGTGGTTGATCCATAAACTGGCCTATCGCTTCCGCAATCATGAGCATCTGCATGTGCGGGGCTACAAGGAAAAGGGCAATATCAACACGCCGCTCGAACTGGCCATTCTGAATCAGGTGGACCGCTTCAACCTCGTGATCGACGTGCTCGACCGCGTGCCGCGTCTGCAAGGGCGAACCGCGCATCTGCGGGAAGACATGCGGAACGCGATTATCAGCAATCTGGAATACGCGCATACGCACGGCACCGATCGCGCCGAAATCGCCGACTGGGTCTGGCCGTACTGAGCCCGATGAGCCTTGCACTCGGGCAGCGCGCAGTAGGCAGCAGGCATGCGTAACGACGATAAGGACGGTTCATGGAAGACGCTCCCATCACGACCTCGACGCCAATAGCGGAACCGGCGCGCAGCGGTCTTGGCGTCGATGCGCTGCGCCGCGATATCGTCGACAACCTGATCTGTCTGCAGGCCCGGTATCCGGAGATCGCAACGCCGCACGACTGGTATATGGCGCTCGCCTATACCGTGCGCGACCGGATGATGACGCGCGGTGTTGCCACAGGGCATGCCTATGTGTCGCACAGCGCGAAAATTGCCTGCTATCTGTCGGCGGAATTCCTGATTGGTCCGCAGCTCGGCAACAACCTGATCGCGCTCGGGATCGAGAACAATGTGCGCAGCGCGTTGCGCTCGCTAGGCGTCGAACTCGACGCACTCATTGCGATCGAGGAAGAACCCGGACTTGGCAACGGCGGGTTAGGCCGCCTGGCCGCCTGTTATATGGATTCGCTGTCGACGCTGGAAATTCCAGCGATCGGATACGGCATCCGTTACGAGTTCGGTATCTTCGATCAGGAGATTCGCGACGGCTGGCAAGTGGAAGTAACCGACAAGTGGCTCCAGAAGGGCAATCCGTGGGAGATTGCGCGTCCCGACATCGCGTTCTACGTGAATTTCGGTGGCCGGACGGAAAGCGAAACCGACGAACAAGGGCGTCTGCGTGTGCGCTGGATTCCAGGGTACACGGTCAAGGGTGTGGCGTGCGACACGCCGTTGCCCGGTTTTCGCGTGAATACGTGCAACATGTTGCGACTCTGGAAGAGCGAAGCGATCGAATCGTTCGATCTGCAGGACTTTAACGCCGGCGACTACTACGAGGCCGTGCACGAGAAAGTGAAATCGGAAACGCTGTCGAAGGTGCTTTACCCGAACGACGAGCCCGAGTCAGGCAAGCGCCTGCGCCTCGCGCAGCAATACTTTTTCGTGTCCTGCTCGCTGCAGGACATGTTGCGGCTGCTTGCACTCAAGGGCGAACCGGTCGGCCGCTTCGCCTATCTGTTTACGGCACAGTTGAACGACACGCATCCGTCGATCGCGGTTGCCGAGTTGATGCGCCTGCTCGTCGATGAGAAGCTGCTGCCGTGGGACGAAGCGTGGGACATCACGCGGCGCGCACTCGCTTATACGAACCACACGCTATTGCCCGAGGCACTCGAAACATGGGGCTTGCCGCTGTTCCAGAGCCTGCTGCCGAGGCCGCTCGAAATCATCTACGAGATCAATCGCCGCTTTCTCGACGAAGTGCGGCATCGCTATCCCGGCGACGACGCGCGCATCGCGCGCATGTCGATGATCGACGAAAGCGGTGCGAAGCGCGTGCGCATGGCCCATCTGGCGACGATCGGCAGCCACGCGGTCAACGGTGTGGCCGCGCTGCATACGAAGCTGCTCGAAGAGACCGTGTTGCGCGATTTCGCCGAACTCTGGCCTGAACGGTTTCGCAATGTGACCAACGGCGTGACGCCGAGGCGCTTCGTGATGCTCAGCAATCCGGGCCTGGCTTCACTGCTCGGCGAGGCAGTCGGCGAGCACTGGGCGACCGATCTCGCGAAGCTGCGCAAGCTCGACGAATATGCGGACGATGCCGCATTTCAGGACCGCTGGCGGCGCGTCAAGCGCGCGAACAAGGATCTGCTCGCAGCGAATATCCGCAGCGCGACGGGCATCGCGGTCGATCCGGCCGCGCTGTTCGATATTCAGGTCAAGCGTATTCACGAATATAAGCGGCAACATCTGAACGCGCTTTACATCATCACGCTGTATGAACGCCTGCGGCTCGATCCGCATCTGGAGGTGCCGCCGCGTTGCTTCGTGTTCGGCGGTAAAGCGGCGCCGGGGTACGCAATGGCCAAGCTGATCATCCGCCTGATCACCGGCGTGGCCGAGGTCGTCAACAACGATCCGGTGGTTAACGGGCGGCTGAAAGTCGTGTTTTTCCCGGACTTCAACGTGAAGAACGCGCAGTTTATCTATCCTGCGGCGGACCTGTCGGAGCAGATTTCGACAGCCGGCAAGGAAGCGTCCGGCACGGGCAATATGAAGTTCATGATGAACGGCGCGCTGACGATCGGCACGCTCGACGGCGCGAACGTCGAGATTCGCGAGGAAGTCGGCGACGAAAACTTCTTCCTGTTCGGCTTGACGGCCGAAGCGGTGGAGCGTGTCAAACGCGAGGGCTACCGGCCCGCCGATTACGTGTGCGCCAACGACGAATTGCACGGCGTGATCGAGGCGATCGGCAGCGGGCGTTTTTCGCGCGGCGATCGCGAGATGTTCCGGCCGCTGCTTGATAACCTGCTCAACCACGATCCGTTTCTCGTGCTCGCCGATTACGCCGCGTATGTGGCTCGCCAGCAGGACGTCAGCACGGCGTGGCAAGACACACGGCGCTGGAACCGCATGTCGATCCTCAATACCGCGCGCTCCGGGAAATTTTCGTCCGACCGCGCGATTCGCGAGTATTGCGAGCAGATCTGGAAGATCGAGCCTGTGAGGATCGCCCTTGAGCGAAGGCGCTGAAACACGGCCGGCGCGTGTCTATGCGGTACGCGCCGGCTCACGCTTTCCACCGGGCGCGACCGCGCTGCCCGAGGGTGTCAATTTCTGCATTTTCAGCCGCCATTCGACGCGCGCGGAACTGCTGCTGTATGAAGCGCCCGATAGCGCCGAGCCGTTTCAGATCGTCGCGCTCGATTCGCAATCCAATCGCACGTTTTTCTACTGGCATGTGCTCGTCGAAGCACTGCCGCCGCGTACGTGCTACACGTGGCGCATCGATGGTCCGCACGACACGCAACTCACGGGCCGCGCGTTCGACGCTCAGAAAGAGTTGCTCGATCCGTTTGCGCGCGCGGTCGATAGCCGGTTGTGGATTCGCCGTCCGGTTGGCGATCAGGTCAATCGCGCGCACGCGACGAACCGGGCGCTCGTCACGGAGCCGCTCAAGCCGTTGCAGACCACGACCGCCCGACGTGCCGTGCGCACCCTCACCGACGCGGTGATCTACGAACTGCATGTAGGCGGCTTCACGCGCGATCCGTCGAGCGGCGTCGCGCACGCAGGAACCTTCGCCGGGTTGATCGAAAAAATTCCGTATCTGAAGGAACTCGGTGTGACGCATGTCGAACTCTTGCCGGTGATGGCGTTCGACGAACAGGATGTTCCGCCCATCGCGGCCGGGCGAGGGCTCGTCAATTTCTGGGGGTATAGCACGCACAGCTACTACAGTCCGCATCCGCGCTATTGCCGCGACCCGGCGCGCGCGCCGCAGGAATTCCGTGAGCTAACCGATGCGATGCACGAGGCCGGTATCGCGGTGCTCATCGACGTCGTGTTTAACCACACGGCCGAAGCGGGCGCGGCGGGGCCAGTGATTAACTTCAAGGGCCTCGCTAACGATATCTTCTATCAGCACGATGCGGGCGACCGGCGTCAGTACCTCGATTACACCGGTTGCGGTAATACGGTGAACTGCAACCATCCGCTCGTCACCGCATTCATTGTTCACTGCCTCGAATACTGGGTGGAGGAACTCGGTGTCGATGGTTTTCGGTTCGATCTCGCGAGCGTGTTCGCGCGCGGCCCGCATGGCGAGCTGATGGGCGATCCGCCACTGCCGTGGTCGCTCGAGGCGTCGCGCGTGCTGTCTCACGTGCCGTTGATCGCGGAAGCGTGGGATGCGGCAGGCCTTTATCACGTCGGCGCGTTTCCGGGCATGGCATGGGCCGAATGGAACGGCCGCTATCGCGATCTGATCCGCCGCTTCGTTCGCGGCGAATCGGGGCTCGTCGGCCAGGTCGCCACCTGCATTGCAGGCAGTTCCGATATTTATGCGGACGACGGCAGACTCCCGACCAACAGCATCAACTTTGTGACGTGCCACGACGGCTTTACGCTGCACGATCTCGTCAGCTACGACATGAAACACAACGAGGCCAACGGCGACGACAATCGCGACGGCAGCAACGACAATCTTTCGTGGAATTGCGGAACGGAGGGCGAAACGCACGATGCGGCGATCATGGCCTTGCGCCACCGTCAGGCACGCAATCTGATGGCGATTCTGCTGTTGAGCCAGGGTGTGCCGATGATTCTTGCCGGCGACGAAGCGCTGCGCAGCCAGCGCGGCAACAACAACGTCTATTGCCAGGACAACGCGCTTGCGTGGTTCGACTGGGAGCCTTCAAAAGCGGGCACGGACATGACGCGTTTCGTGCGCGAGCTGATCGCGTTGCGCAAGCGTCACGCGAATCTGCGACGAAGACGATTTCTGACCGGCGCGGCTTCGGCCGGCCGGACGCAGCCGGACGTCGTGTGGCATGGCGAGCGCCTGAACGAAGCTGCGTGGCACGATCATGGCGCACGGCTGCTCGCGTTTACGCTCGGCGGTGAAGCCGCGGGTGAACC
The genomic region above belongs to Paraburkholderia edwinii and contains:
- a CDS encoding RNA-binding protein, translating into MGELWLSNIQKETSDDEIRQFLCGYGFPSFDWIQRIDGTGTSPAALLGFNEVHGYALRGLQSRVHNLFWKNRTVTVQVLPERYEY
- a CDS encoding phosphoketolase family protein; the encoded protein is MSKQPLAGAEHNALSGEELRLIDAWWRACNYLSVGMIYLLDNPLLREPLKAEHIKYRLLGHWGASPALSFVWAHLNRVIKRDDLDVIFMAGPGHGAPGVLGPAYLEGTYSEVYPDKSEDAEGLQKFFKQFSFPGHIGSHVTPETPGSIHEGGELGYSLSHAYGAALDNPDLIVACVVGDGESETGPLATAWHSNKFINPARDGTVLPILNLNGYKIANPTILSRISHEELEALFVGYGYRPHFVEGSDHAEMHEKMARTLDEVIAEIRAIHEKARSGGNIERPRWPMIVLRTPKGWSGPKEINGHKVEGSWRSHQVPFADVRGNPANLDVLEHWMRGYKPEELFDANGRLVGELKALAPVGSRRMSANPHANGGTLRREPKLPDIRAYAVNVVDADAGKVLHENTRPLGDYLRDTMRENMHTFRVFGPDETASNRLQAIYEVSKKAWMADMLPEDDDGGELSRDGRVMEMLSEHTLMGWLEGYLLSGRHGFFHTYEAFAHVIDSMFNQHAKWLDICKNHVPWRASVSSQNILLSSTVWRQDHNGFSHQDPGFIDLVTNKSPSVTRVYLPPDANTLLVVADQCLRSTDCINVIVADKQKHLQFTTIDEAIVHCAKGIGVWTRASTDENEDPDVVLASCGDVATQEALAAAAILRERLPELKLRFVNVVDLFRMQPASEHPHGSTEREFDSLFTVDKPVIFNFHGYPWLIHKLAYRFRNHEHLHVRGYKEKGNINTPLELAILNQVDRFNLVIDVLDRVPRLQGRTAHLREDMRNAIISNLEYAHTHGTDRAEIADWVWPY
- a CDS encoding glycine zipper family protein, yielding MTRMLRIASALAVIMLGGHTSAQQPIIYPARGQSPQKQASDMGQCEAWAQQNTGVNPSALAQRAASQPPPPGPQGERVRGAAGGAAMGAAIGAIAGDAGKGAAIGAITGTVGGGIRQRRNAAAAQQQQEYVAQDTSQQMATYNRAISACMSGRGYTIN
- a CDS encoding DUF2950 domain-containing protein, whose product is MKLRIRFGMLWARLAGALRVFAAACALSAMTISAAHAEKAFSTPEAAMDTFGDAVIDNNESALQSIFGRDFRQLIPPVGAEVRARFIDEWHIAHTVQPIDATRAQIAVGKDGWTFPVPLVNSAQGWHFDTRAGVEEMRERRIGRNELAVIQALLAVYDAQREYATTDHDGDGLLAYASKLSSSPGKQDGLYWPTQQGEPPSPLGPAFIKASSRSAEKGAYYGYHYKLLTSQGPHAPGGAYDYLTHGRLFGGFAVVAWPVRYDDTGIKTFMVSHSGQVYERDLGPDGAAIAEAMKSFDPGPGWKKVAP
- a CDS encoding DUF2964 family protein; protein product: MKKSERRVAIALVGVAIWLGGLYAAIHGLVYDKTMEFRYGALAIFVGVAIAVIAMNLISLRRSNEKKEKGAL
- a CDS encoding DUF3300 domain-containing protein; the protein is MSSHTERRIKAVHMWLFVMLTSAAGIVCAQTPSPAEPLPAQLAQPEQTAQATQNAQPAQPAPFKPEEIEALVAPIALYPDSVLSQVLMASTYPLEIVHAARWVKANPKLKGDAAIKAVENQPWDVSVKSLVAFPQILEPMNEKLDWTQKLGDAFLAQEKDVFAAIQRLRARAKEAGNLKSTEQQNVVVDPPATSGGQSIVRIEPANPQVIYVPAYNPTVVYGAWSYPTYPPYYWPPPPAYYPGAALATGFAWGIGLAAAGAIFSNCNWGGGDVNINVNKAANIDRNFDRTKVQGNGNRWQHDASHRQGVAYRDTTTRNKYAGNVPGAEARNDFRGRSEGANQRASAADRANAGNRAAAGDRAGAGNRAATGDRAGAGNRAATADRGGAGAGAGNRASTVDRSGGRNSRASVADNSSIGDRSGASNRGGAGTGNVNRASDRVGGSGSHAGSAGGFSGGGGSGRDSAFQGVGGGSAQRSADRGRSSMQGSSFNRPSGGGGMRGGGGRGGGRR
- a CDS encoding glycogen/starch/alpha-glucan phosphorylase, whose translation is MEDAPITTSTPIAEPARSGLGVDALRRDIVDNLICLQARYPEIATPHDWYMALAYTVRDRMMTRGVATGHAYVSHSAKIACYLSAEFLIGPQLGNNLIALGIENNVRSALRSLGVELDALIAIEEEPGLGNGGLGRLAACYMDSLSTLEIPAIGYGIRYEFGIFDQEIRDGWQVEVTDKWLQKGNPWEIARPDIAFYVNFGGRTESETDEQGRLRVRWIPGYTVKGVACDTPLPGFRVNTCNMLRLWKSEAIESFDLQDFNAGDYYEAVHEKVKSETLSKVLYPNDEPESGKRLRLAQQYFFVSCSLQDMLRLLALKGEPVGRFAYLFTAQLNDTHPSIAVAELMRLLVDEKLLPWDEAWDITRRALAYTNHTLLPEALETWGLPLFQSLLPRPLEIIYEINRRFLDEVRHRYPGDDARIARMSMIDESGAKRVRMAHLATIGSHAVNGVAALHTKLLEETVLRDFAELWPERFRNVTNGVTPRRFVMLSNPGLASLLGEAVGEHWATDLAKLRKLDEYADDAAFQDRWRRVKRANKDLLAANIRSATGIAVDPAALFDIQVKRIHEYKRQHLNALYIITLYERLRLDPHLEVPPRCFVFGGKAAPGYAMAKLIIRLITGVAEVVNNDPVVNGRLKVVFFPDFNVKNAQFIYPAADLSEQISTAGKEASGTGNMKFMMNGALTIGTLDGANVEIREEVGDENFFLFGLTAEAVERVKREGYRPADYVCANDELHGVIEAIGSGRFSRGDREMFRPLLDNLLNHDPFLVLADYAAYVARQQDVSTAWQDTRRWNRMSILNTARSGKFSSDRAIREYCEQIWKIEPVRIALERRR